A stretch of Limanda limanda chromosome 7, fLimLim1.1, whole genome shotgun sequence DNA encodes these proteins:
- the LOC133005383 gene encoding ninjurin-1-like, translating to MMNSSSRSRRSGTEASHADAWPGSPAPLNMNHYANKKSAAESMLDVALLMANASQLKAVLEQGPRLSFFTPIVTLISISLCLQVTVGVMLIFIVRWNLNDEQKHWRLDTMENVATSLVFIIVVVNIFIAAFGVNRPNSRD from the exons GCCTCCCATGCAGATGCTTGGCCCGGCAGCCCGGCCCCACTCAACATGAACCACTATGCTAATAAGAAGAGTGCGGCTGAGAGCATGCTGGATGTGGCTCTGCTGATGGCAAACGCCTCCCAGCTGAAGGCCGTGCTGGAGCAGGGGCCGCGTCTTTCCTTCTTCACCCCCATTGTCACCCTAATCAgcatctccctctgtctgcagGTCACAGTCGGGGTCATGCTTATCTTCATAG TTCGATGGAATCTGAATGATGAACAAAAGCATTGGAGGCTGGACACGATGGAAAACGTGGCCACGAGCCTGGTTTTTATCATCGTGGTGGTCAACATCTTCATCGCCGCCTTTGGAGTCAACCGGCCGAACAGCAGAGACTGA